GACTTTCTGGCACAAACGGCGGAGCCAGGTTCGAATAGCGGTGGTTATGGCGGTCTTCTGGGTGAGGAGGTCGATATCGTAACGGCTGCTGAGAATTTACGATTCGCGGCTGATGCGCTTGCGAAGATTACGGGGAAGGGGGAGAGTGGGGATGTAGAGGATGTGTTGGGGGTTGTTTTTGAGAAGTATGTTTTTCCAGCCCCAGTTGTATGGTTTGCGTGACTGACTTGATCAGGTTCTGTGTTGGGAAGTAATTGTTTCCAATGCTCAGAACTCAGATTCTACTCGCATATAGGGACTTATTGTCAGGGCTTCGATCTCCATGAATTCATAATAGCAAACACAGCAAATCTCTACGCCATACATTAACACAAATACCAACACCATATGCTATGCACCCCACACGTACCCAATACGCCCCCTTACTCCATCTCACTATGCACAAACAAAAACCGTCCAACAGTCCTACACATTCTTAGCAATaaacttcttcaacttcccCAAACAACTCCCCTTCCCCGCCAACTCCCTACACGCCGGCGTCGTCTCTACATGCTGAAACAAACCCGACAACAACCGATACTCCCTATGGCACCGCGGACAGAAAAAAGAACACGCATCCTTGGTCGACGTGAAGTACTTGCGCGCCTGGTAACAGATTTCTGCCAGCGTATTGACTTGAACGAAATCTGTGCCGCCGGGGCAGTTGCCTGCTTCCAGGTGGATGAGCATGGctgagaaggaggggaagTGCTTTTTGCATGAGGCGCTGTGGCATTTCAGGGTGCGGGGGTCGTGGATGCGGCGGTGCTGGTTCAGCTACATTAGTACAAGGACAGATCATGGAAATTGATCATTGGTAGATATTGAAACAAGCCTGGAAACAGGAACGGAAGCTCACCATGCGCAGGTTATTCTCATTCGCAAAATACCGATCACACAGTCCGCAGCGGTTATGGAATTCGGTATCGTGCGTCTCGAACTCATCGTACGTGTTGTACCATGTTCCACACAGTTTGCACGCGTAGTGCGCATCCTGGAGGTGCTTGATAAGGGCATTATTGCTGGTGAAGTCTGCCTTGAAGCCGCAGAAGACGCAGATGTGGTGCCGTTTGGAGAACCAAGTGTGGTGGTTTCTGGAGGCTGTGGAGCGGAAGTCGCGATTGCAACGTGTGCAGGTGGCGTCTCGTGTATCTGCGCTCATGGTGGGTTTGGGGGGATTAGTGTTGTTTGTgtgaaagaagagaggagggGATTGGGAGAGGTGAATCTAAGGCGGGGCTTAAATTGATAGATCGCGTACCTCTTTTAGTCTCCGACTCCGCAGTCCCGTGGATTACTCGCGGGTCGGGGAACAGTGAATATCATTGTCATTAGGCTAACTATAACTGGAAAAACTAATGGTATATAAAATTGTTCATGCTGGCAGTTCATAAACCATGTTAGGAGTGTCGCTCCTCTCTGGTGCTGTGTATACAGTAGTCATTGATGATGTCTCAGACCGTTCATTATCATCGTTATTGTTCCTAGAGGGCTCATTTCGAAGGAGGTCGAGTAACCGTCGCGACATGTCTTGTGTATCGTCAGCTAGCACAGAAACTGGGGTTGGCTGAGGAGAGACGAAAGAAGGAGTGCCTCCAAGACCAGGGTCAGACAAGGGTTGCTGTGTTCTAGCACTTCCTCCAGAACTGCCCCTGGGAACCGTCGCTTGAGCCTGCATACTATTAAACCACGGGTTGGTAGTAGCACTCACAGCCCGAGGCTGAGGTTGCTGAATAAAGACCGGCTCTTGCATATGCACATGACTCGGTTGCGAGACCCGTCCACGCTCTCTCATCCCAGTTACAGGGCCCTGAATGCCTGTTGTTGCCCACCAATCCGTCTCCTGGTCACGCACTTCTCCGCGCATCTGATCTGGTGTAACGGATCTACTATTCGGCAGCCCTTGTTCCAAAGTACCGGGGAGTTCCTGGGGGGAAGTTCTGTCCTCATTGATAGCAACATTGCGGGCCCCGTTTTGCGAGGAGGGCAAAACCAGCTTGAACGGTTTATAGGCTGCGGGTGCTGCAGGTGGGAGTGGTAAGTCCCTTGGGACAGGTGCTGGAGCGGATTCAATTGAGAGGGGACCTCGCTGGGCTTGACCTAGTAACTCCCGCACCTTCTTTTTCCGTTCCTCTGGAATCATCACATGGGGTGCGAATCCGATGTTGTCTGCTGTGAGTTCAGGGTCAAGACCGGCATTGCTCGACGCGGGACTGTTAATCAGCAAAAGCTGGAGAACATCAGGATGTCCATGGTAAGCCGCGTAACGAGCTGGTTGCCACCCCGTCTCATCGCTTCGTGAAATAGACGCCCCGtgctgaagaagcagagacaCCACTGGCAAATGACCACCCATGGCCGCCAGACATAGCGGCGAATCCTCGTGCAGCCGGTTTCCAAACTTCTGGTATAACGATGAGCCTCGATTAAGGATGTTTTGGACTGCGGCTGCATGGCCCTGGCGACATGCGACGCAGAGGGCTCTGTCTCCCAGTGCGTCTCGAGCATCGAGTGATGCACCTTTGTCACAAAGCAGATTGAGTAGCGCCATCGAGCCACCTGCGGCCGCGATATGCACTGGTGTTCGTTGATCTCCGCCAGTTTGCGCCTCGATATCAGAACCGGCAGTTAACAGTAATCTCGTGATTTCTACATTGTTGGCGATGCATGCATAGTGCAGCGGCGTGAGGCCCGAATCACATCGTGCTTCGAGGGACACATCCTCCTTGCGAAGAAGTAACTCAACCACGGCAAATTGCGAATTCATGACACTGAGGTGCAGAGCAGTACGTCCGGCGATGTTGGTCATTGCTGATAGCCCTTTCTTCTGGTCAAGTAGACTAACAATCTCCGTGTGGCCATTGAAAGCAGCCCAGTGTAGGGATGTCATTCCTGCTTCGTCGATGCATCGCGAAGAAGCCTTTTTCTTCAGCAGAAGCTCAACTGCTGATAACTTGCCCATTGCCGCGGCGCAAATGAGCGGTGTCCTCTTATCGCTCCCTGGCGCGTTGATATTCATCTTGCTATTGAGCAGTGTCTCAATAGCATCTAAATGACATTCTTCGCAGGCATAATGCAGGGCCGTCATCAACGCAGCGTCTTTTGCTTCCAAATCCGCACCTTGAGAGATGAGAAGTTCGATGATTTCCTTATCTCCCCGCTTCGCTGCAGCATGGACAGCGGTCATCTGGTTATCCGCCCTGGAATTCACCTTGGCGTGCATCGCAAGCAACATCCGCGTGGCATCAAGTTGGCCATGGTCAGCAGCTACCCAAAGAGCAGTTCTGCCGTGGGTGTTTCGAGCTTCAACATCCACATTTTCAACAAGGAGAAGTTCGAGGACTCCGACATGACCACGCGATGCAGCAAGATGCAGTGCTGTAGAGCCTGATCCGTCTGCGACGTCAAGTCGTGCATTGTTCTGAATCAGCAGATCCACAACTTCCTCATTGCCGCAATGCGCAGCTACCATGAGTGCGTTTCGTCGTGAAGCAATGTGCCGGGCTTCAATGTCGTGGTTGCTCTGAATCAGTCGTTCAACTTCAATTCGAGCTCCTGCCTGAGCTGCTTTGACAATCAACGGCGCAGAGGCACCGTTGGCAGTTTTGAGATCAATACTGATGTTGAAGTCACGTCCGCGACTTCTTCCACCCACTGAATCAATCGCTGTACCAGAAGCTCGCGGTTTGACCGAGCCAGATGTACTTATGCGACGCAGAAACGAGCGGACCTTTTCACTTCTCGATCCTGACGAGCGAGTTCCCAAGGACGTGGGCGTTGAGTCCGACTGCCACCGCCGAACGTCAATTTGGTTCAATGCCCAAGTGTTGGGTCTGATGGGGACGGTCTTTCTGCGAACAAAATCTGAGGACACAGATTTGTGGGGATGAATTGGCAATGGCTGCTGTATCGAAGGTGGTCTCGAAGGGATAGACGCATTGGGCGTGTTCGCCATGCCTGTTGAATAGCCTTCGTCTGTGGGTTCGCTATAAGCAGCGATGGATAGCTGTTCTGATCTTGAGCGCACATGTCGAAGAGCATGTTGATAGGCCGGCGAAGCCATCACCGTATCGTCGAAGTCAAAGACCGTCTCACCAACGGACGACTGGACAACACTTAATGAAGAGGTAGCGGCATGAGAATTGGCATATTGACTTCGACGACTTCGAAGAGTTGCAGTATCCTCAGCAGCTTTTCGGATTATCTGACGGTTCTCGACCTTCCGTAGCAATTGAACCTGTTCAGACGACGTGCGACTAGCATTTGTTGTAAATCATCAGCTCTAAATAAACACAAAAAACCGACACAGCTCACCATTGACAAGCCTGCAGCAACAACTGCAGCGCCAAAACCTGCGCATGCAACCGGTCCTGATGATCCCTCATAATCCCCTCATTCCAAACAGCCCTCGCCCTGACCCGGAACCCAACTACGGTCCCCTCCTCCGTCCCTTGAGCCAAGGCAGCGACTTCCCTAGAAAGAACGTCCATGATAACTGAACAGCCCTCCAGGGCCACATTCAACCCCTCATCACCATCGTTGAACACCGGCGAGAGCGAATCGCGTGAATTGAACTGTGCCCAGTCGCCTAGCTGAATGAGCGCAGATCTGATCGTTCTCAATTCTCCGATTAGCGACCAGATGGTAAGGTCTGCGTTTTCAAATTTCCCGCGTAGAGTTGTGAGGCTTTGGGCGGTCTGTAGGGCGATTTGGGCGATTTGGAAGGCGCCGGAAACCAACCCGAATGCTGAGACCGGGTCCATTGTTGGTGGCCTTGTGGGATTGATCGTTATTCAATGGCTCATTCGACAGGATTGTTataaaggaagagaaaagacaaaGTCAATGGGAAGAGGATTCACTGGGGGCCACCAAGTCAGCAAGTGGGGGAATTGACATGGCGACGTCGACGAGGCTGAGAATGAGAATGACGGACTTTCTTCGTGCAGGTACAGCCTCTTTTCTGCGGTTTTAGACGAATCCTTCCGCCTGAAAATGTCTCGTTTGGTTGCTGTTGGCGAGTTGAATCGTAGAGATCGTCTCGCACTGCCACACCTGGCGGAGTAACAAATGCGCTGTATGCAAATATGAACAAAAGTAACGGAGCGCATATCAAAAAACCCAGAGAATATGATAAACACACAAAATGAATTGGAACTATATACCCATAATCCAAACCCTCATCCTTTTCTCTGTACAAATTCATCCCATAGTCGTATTATagacaaaagaagaaaaccCAAACTCTATAAGGCAAAAAAAGACATCATAATGCAAATCTCAACTCCTCTCCATACAGTGCCGGCAAGGAAGAAAGTCGGAGGGCATATGTAAAGAAAACCTGGGTATAATGCAAACGCCACGGATCCGAATGAGCTCGTCGAGGTCCAGCCGTGAACTTTTCATGTCTATGCTCCAATAGCATTCTTGACCCATTTCTCTAAACCGCCCTTGGCAATAATCTCTTGCACGTTCGGCGGGAGTTCACCGACCTTGTGCGTCCACTTGGGTCCATTCTCACCCTCCTGGATCTCCAAGCGGCTTCTGCGGACATCCCAAGTCAAAGTCCAGCCAGTCCGGCGGGTGAGAGCCTTGTCGGAGTTGAAGGATTCCCGAAGACGGCTGATCAGACGGGGAACTTCCAGACCCATCAGGGCATTGTTGATGCTGTTTCTGGAGAAGATGTTACCAAAACTTCCGGAGACAACAAGCGGAATGCGCTTAGCCAGCAGAGCGGTGGCAGCCTGTTCTCTGGAGCTACCGCATCCGAAATTGAACCCGGTAACCAGGATGTCACCGGCCCTGGCGACCGAGGCGAACTGTCGGTCGTAGTTTTCCATGCACACCTGGGCCATGGTCTCCTCGGAAACGTTGTCCTGGTAGGTGTACTTGCCGGGGTAGATACCGTCGGTGTTGATGTTGTCACCATCACAGAAGACAATTTCTCCCGAGACACGCTCAGGAAAGCCAGGATACACTTCCGTGAGAGAG
This sequence is a window from Aspergillus chevalieri M1 DNA, chromosome 5, nearly complete sequence. Protein-coding genes within it:
- a CDS encoding ankyrin repeat protein (COG:M;~EggNog:ENOG410PHPY;~InterPro:IPR002110,IPR020683,IPR036770;~PFAM:PF13857,PF12796,PF00023,PF13637,PF13606;~go_function: GO:0005515 - protein binding [Evidence IEA]), whose product is MDPVSAFGLVSGAFQIAQIALQTAQSLTTLRGKFENADLTIWSLIGELRTIRSALIQLGDWAQFNSRDSLSPVFNDGDEGLNVALEGCSVIMDVLSREVAALAQGTEEGTVVGFRVRARAVWNEGIMRDHQDRLHAQVLALQLLLQACQCRTSSEQVQLLRKVENRQIIRKAAEDTATLRSRRSQYANSHAATSSLSVVQSSVGETVFDFDDTVMASPAYQHALRHVRSRSEQLSIAAYSEPTDEGYSTGMANTPNASIPSRPPSIQQPLPIHPHKSVSSDFVRRKTVPIRPNTWALNQIDVRRWQSDSTPTSLGTRSSGSRSEKVRSFLRRISTSGSVKPRASGTAIDSVGGRSRGRDFNISIDLKTANGASAPLIVKAAQAGARIEVERLIQSNHDIEARHIASRRNALMVAAHCGNEEVVDLLIQNNARLDVADGSGSTALHLAASRGHVGVLELLLVENVDVEARNTHGRTALWVAADHGQLDATRMLLAMHAKVNSRADNQMTAVHAAAKRGDKEIIELLISQGADLEAKDAALMTALHYACEECHLDAIETLLNSKMNINAPGSDKRTPLICAAAMGKLSAVELLLKKKASSRCIDEAGMTSLHWAAFNGHTEIVSLLDQKKGLSAMTNIAGRTALHLSVMNSQFAVVELLLRKEDVSLEARCDSGLTPLHYACIANNVEITRLLLTAGSDIEAQTGGDQRTPVHIAAAGGSMALLNLLCDKGASLDARDALGDRALCVACRQGHAAAVQNILNRGSSLYQKFGNRLHEDSPLCLAAMGGHLPVVSLLLQHGASISRSDETGWQPARYAAYHGHPDVLQLLLINSPASSNAGLDPELTADNIGFAPHVMIPEERKKKVRELLGQAQRGPLSIESAPAPVPRDLPLPPAAPAAYKPFKLVLPSSQNGARNVAINEDRTSPQELPGTLEQGLPNSRSVTPDQMRGEVRDQETDWWATTGIQGPVTGMRERGRVSQPSHVHMQEPVFIQQPQPRAVSATTNPWFNSMQAQATVPRGSSGGSARTQQPLSDPGLGGTPSFVSPQPTPVSVLADDTQDMSRRLLDLLRNEPSRNNNDDNERSETSSMTTVYTAPERSDTPNMVYELPA
- a CDS encoding putative C2H2 finger domain protein (COG:S;~EggNog:ENOG410PXHU;~InterPro:IPR036236,IPR013087;~PFAM:PF00096,PF12874); amino-acid sequence: MSADTRDATCTRCNRDFRSTASRNHHTWFSKRHHICVFCGFKADFTSNNALIKHLQDAHYACKLCGTWYNTYDEFETHDTEFHNRCGLCDRYFANENNLRMHRRIHDPRTLKCHSASCKKHFPSFSAMLIHLEAGNCPGGTDFVQVNTLAEICYQARKYFTSTKDACSFFCPRCHREYRLLSGLFQHVETTPACRELAGKGSCLGKLKKFIAKNV